The genomic DNA CTTTGCCCAACAAGACAGTCTTTACcaaaattggattttttttttcttctgaaagcTGCCACACAATCAGCTGACCACACTCAGCTGGTGATTCAATAATGGTGCTGAATGAAGCCACACAGTTTTGTAATTGGGAGCACAGTATGGCAAGTTGGAGTCATGTGCATGGTTTCACTGTTCACATTTGTAAAGTCAAAACCAATAATGTCATGTCCTGCATTAGAGAGGTTATGTACATCTCATGACTCAGAGATTTGGGATGGATTCTGAAAGAGTGATTTGGTGTCAGATAAAAGGGAATGGTGTGCCTCTCGTTATTACAatactaaactaagatgaaaTCAATGGGTTTGCCTTTGAATAAAgattttacagttaaaaaaatgtgtaaagtaacaaaaaaatgttactgACCATCTCTTCTGTTTAAAGTGCGCAtatggtcatttttttttattattctgcacTTATTGAAGTAAAGATGTTTGCtgttcaaatcaaacatttacatttaagtgCACTACTTAATGAAAcagttttgtttagttttgttgtcAGATCATTGTACATCTgcatagaaagaaaaaaaatgctgccTCACATAAACAGGAGCTTTGTGGACTTTCTGTTGTTGGATATTTTATTACATGCactggaaaaggaaaaaaaagaattaaaagcatttttcaGGAACAAGTTAATTTTTTCAGTGAGCTACCTTCATGTGATAAATAGAGGCTGCGTATTTAGAATGGTCTCATTTGGATTACTTCTACTGTTAtcaatttagattttaaatgttATGATTAAAGCAgctccattttgtgttttgttttgttgctgcgGGACCATTCATATCTTTAAATCAATAAGGCCAGTACTGGGTTAAAGgccaaaacatcaaaaataaacactCTGATGGATAGATAAACAGGGTAATactagaataataataatagaatggTACTGAATGAAATTCTATGAAATTCCAATGCAATTTTGATTGGTATTTGAGTGGGTGAGAAATAAGAGATGGAATATGTCAATACCACCCTCAACAGTCACGAAATAGCCCCCAGTTGATGGACAGTGACGAAACATTGTAAGACAGACAAAAGTGATTAGAGTGGAATTACCAGAGTAATTTACAGCGTGTATTTCTAGAAGCTCTCAAGGCCTGTCAACGCTGCTAAAAGTGACACAACATGTCCAGAATGCTATGGTGTTGAATAGCTAGAGGGCTATTGAACAGTTGAATATACATTTGTAGTGTGAGAAAGGACAAGAGTTCATtgtaaaatgagagaaagtgaaTTATTGCCTTGCACTGGTGCTCATGAGGACACCTGCTGACAGTTTAAAAGATCATGAGATGGAACTGCAGCGATTAAATTATACTGTTATTGAAAGCCAAACGCTGTGAATAAGTTAtgcaatctgtctgtctgtatccatttgtctatctctctgtgtcagtcactggctgtctctctctgtctcaattTCTCTCTGTGGTACTGTAGATAAATGTAGGAATATAGCATATACTTtatgtgtgttgctgtttgtgtatgtgggtgCCAATCTAATTCTTCACACCGTCCAGTTCAAAACTTCCAATTGTGACTTATTCTAACTTAAATGTGATACAAATTGAATTACTGTAAATTAATAGTTTACTtgtatcttgtgtttttttttttatctaattGCTCTTTAGATATTTGAATTTACAATTGGCATCAGCCCTGCACATGTGACAAAGACACTGAACATGCAGGTTTCTGTGCCTGAACGAGCAGCGGAAATGCAGTACACAAGCTAAAGGAGTAATGTGCTATATGTATATAATTactgcacatttacacacataataCAGATGAAGCAGGCCTCTCCAGAAGCTGAGTCAGGTCAGCCTCAGGCATCATGATAAGGAGAAacgcctgcagcagcaggttgtaatcatgacacactgacaaacaatggGAAGCGCTATTGTGACAAACTTGTTGAATATCTGCTATGTCATCCAAACAGTTTCTAACCTTGTATACCTGCCTCAGAAACTCCTTTATGACAGCAGCATAAATCCAGTAACCATAGCCAAAACACAAggcaaaccaacacacacacaaattatattacaatattttacTGCCAAATATTGCAGAAATACTGTGAATgttattttcttacattttcaaTTGGTGGCTAACTGTTCAAACATCCAAAATGTGTGATCATGTGTAAATGACTTgcatgcacatttgtgtgtcaaTGTTAAAGTCCACTAACACATGTCTCATGACGTTCCACACATGTGGAAAGGTAGTGTCTCATGATTTCTGTTGGACTTTGACCAAACACACGAGTGGGAAAACTAATGAGAAACACGCTCTGAggtgcatgcatgcgtgtgtatgtgtgtgcgtggtgaTCTCCGTTCTCAGAAACAGActcagatcacacacacaacgtgAGTGGACCCCTTCTTTATCAGTGTTTGGGTTCAAAATGAACGAAAAGGAAGAGGCAGGGGTAGAAGACAGGGCGATATAGGACAAAAATAGATATTGTTTAACTAATGGTTAAATATTACATGTGGAGGTTACTATTTCAGGTCACACTAAAGGGACATTTCAGAATTCATGGGGGGGTAAGTTTTAAAGGTCTCTGAAGAATCATGGTCTTGAATGTTTCTGCATAATGCAGAATTTAATTGGaatattatttttgtacatCTAGTAAAAACATACTTTGGGTCCAAATAAAAGCACGACGATGGGCTGACTAAAATCACAATTGTCTGAACCCTCATTAGTTGGTCAAGATCTAGGTCAGGTGgagttttcaaaatgtttgctttggGGTGTCTGATGCTAATAagagaaatgttaaaataagtCATTGACCCGGCTCATCAAAACAGTTTTCCAATTCCATTAACTCAACAAAGTGCAGCTCACTCAGTAAGTCGACAAGAAGCAACCATTTGAGAATGCTTATATTTGCCAATCATCAGTTCTGTTTGTACAGTACAATAAAGTATATATGGTAGCAGCACAGTATCAGCCATGCAGCATACGTCACTGTAGCAACTGGATATTAAATATGATACCCTGTACAAATGAACATGGCAGTTTTGTAGCCTTTTATCAAACCATCATCTCAGCTGACGTGTGAACATTGTCAAACCAGGCATGGTGCAACCATAGCTCTCTTCTTTGAAACTGTAATGTTTGATTGAAAGAGCCACTGACCtgctttactttatttgttGCTTGTACTTCTGTATAAACTAGTCTggccaaataacaaaaaaatgtaattgccGGCCAGACAAGCAATCACACCTGTAACCCAGTGGTGGATCATGGATGAAGTGTTCAGATCAATTACATcggtaaaagtagcaatactacagtgCAAAACAAAGATCTATTATAAGAAGTCCTGAATTCAAGTTAAAGTATGTATctacaaaatgtacttaaagtatcaaaagtaaaagtagtcattatgcAGCAGACTGGCCTCTGCCAGTGTTATATTATGAGtgatattattagattattatcacTGATATATTAACATGCAAGCAGAATTTCAGTGTAGTTGGTTGAGGAAATTTAACAGATTCTATCTGGGCTACTGTTGGGTAATTTAAtttacactactcacaaaaagttagggatattcagctttcacatgaagtcgattcacattgagcagaaatgaggaatgagatgaagaaattaccattgcatgcttctacttaaatgccctactttcatgatataatatcactgtagcatgaactttttacattttccataaatgtCACCCGAAAGAcaaatatccctaactttttgtgagtagtgtttATAACTGCATTCCTGTAGATTTTCAAAATCTGAATCTATAAAGTAACTTCAAACTATAGCTGTCATACACAGTTGTGgtataaaaagaacaatatttccatctgaaatcTAGTGGACTGGAAATATAAAGTGGAATAAAATGGCAGATTTTCAAAGAACGTCTTGCACCCCTGAAGGCCCATGGACCTCACCTGTCGAACAACTGTCCCAACTTGTCTTCTCTGCGACACCCTGAGAGCGTTGACTAAATCCTGCCACCTAGCGGCTTTATTTTGACATAACTTACTACAGATGCATTCTCGGTGGAGGGTAATGGTCGTTTTCTTGTTGAAATCAAACCTTTTGATTATATTGGCAGGAAAAAGAGATTGACTCATTTCAGCCACAGTATGTCCAAACAGGCATGACCATGACGTTTTATTGATATTGTTTGCACCGTGCGCTGCATTCCTGCCTCCTCGTAAACTGCCCCTGTAACTGTCGGAAACGGTATTTGTGTCATTGATCGTGGACTTCAAAACATTAGTAAGTAAAAACTTTACGTAGAACAGGTTGTTTTTTGGTGGCTGATTTGTTTAAGGTTGCTGCTTTACGCTCTTTGGCTAACtgatgtttaaataaaaaaatcgtTTGACAAATTAAGTGATTACATGCGTTACTTTCATCATCAGTTTAAACTGGACTTCCATTTTACTGACCTCCTTAACAGCACATTTGGCAATATAATTTTACAAGCGAATTAGCTGTATTTGCCACTTTGCCAGCTGATGTGTGTAAAGTGTCCATTATTACAATATCACTAATGACTATGAAGGCAGCATTGTGTCACATGACCAGTGCACAGCTGAGGGATGCTGAAGTAGGCTTGCCCGTTGCTAGCCTGTTAGCCGCGTTAGCTGCGTCTAGTAATCCTGGCAGGAGCAGCCGTTTCTTTTCACCTTTCCAAGCAGAATCCCCCGAGGGAGATATTCTACTCGAAATGGAGAGGATGCAGCGCATGTGGTCGTCTTATGTGTCCCCTCAAATCGTCAGCTTTTGGTTAGATGTCAATGTCATAGTTTGTAGCTAGGGCTGTCCAGTTAGCTCAGCTAGCCTCTGTCTGGTTAACGCAGGGCCAAGGCCAAGGCCAAGCGAGAAAAGGGAGGCCGTCGGGTGAGTACATTTACgctaatgtcttgttttttcacCTTGTTTACCAACTTTTCTATATGCCAACATCATATATCAGCTCGTTAGTTGACAGTCGTTGAGCTACTTTACATGGTTTTTCTTATATTGAGATATATTCTGCCTATATTTGTTGGCGGCTGTACATTAACGATACTGTATCAATCATGTACACATCGGCCAAAATGAACTGTGACATTTAAACTGTTAATCATTGAATGAAAATAGGCAATGCAGATTTACAGTGATCACGCAGTCTGACAGTTCGATGTTTTATTATCTCTGATTATCCCCGACTTCAAAAATGCGTGAAATCGCATTGACAGTAACCGAGTTTGGTTATTTTGCCTTATGTTACGGGGCTTTAAATACATCAGAATGTGTCCATACATATGTAGTATTATCATGCTtctttttcaatgaaaatgttcaataGTTTACTGGTGACAGTTTCAGTTTGGGGGGAGGGTAGGGGTACACAGTTTAATCCTGAAACgaccacatgaaaacattttttttctctgcacagCAATGTGCTGCATTCTGTATCTGCTTGCCAACACAGTTTATTGAAGCCATATCACCATTATTTAATGAAAGGTACCAATTGCTTCTATTGagtaaaatactttaaatatagAATCCACCATCCATCTCTGTAATTACAAGCtggtgtcttgtgtgtgttttatacacattttcctgctgtgacatcttGATTTTAACAATTTCCTGTGGGGCTCAACCAGAACTTGGCCTTACAGCACGCCTTTTGTACTGAGGGACCCATTTGGTAAAATGGGCATTTTGTGCTTTGCTTCGAGACTTTTTGAAGGTTGCGTGTCTTGTTTCCAGCAAACAATTCTCCCAGCTTTTTTGAGACCCAGAGCTGGAACTTTGTCAGTGTCAATATGGCACCACTCAGACGTATAAAGAATCTTATGAGGGGCTTGCAAGAATGGCATGGTGTTGTACGTATATTGTCATTTCAAGTCACCCATACTTTGTCTCCTGTTCTCAAATCCACCAGGTGTTTGCTCTGTAGgtggacagagggggagaggagttGGACATCAGGTTTTGGATCTTCTTTTGAAGTCGCCTCCACCATCACCATCGTCATTGTCACCCTCAGCTGAGCCATGTCTTCGCCAGGGTGCTGCCACCTACCCGGCTCCCTTTGTGATTACTCCGGGAACGCCGAATCTGATGCCTCCAAGGATTCGGAGGAGTCTGATTCTACCACACAGGCCCAGTACATTGCCAAGGTTACCGCTAAAGATGGCCGCCCACTCTCCACCGTTGTCAAAGCGGTGAGCTTGCAGAGGTAAGAGGGGGAGGAACTCACATGGGGCCCTaatgaatatactgtaattACACAGTACTTTGGTTGATCATCACATTGTTGTCCTCTCTACTTTGCTCCACAGTGATGTGGGCATGTGTCGGATTTGTCATGAGGGAGCTGGAGGGGAGACGCTGCTCTCACCCTGCGACTGCACTGGTACGCTGGGCAAAGTGCACAAGAGCTGCTTGGAGAAGTGGCTGTCCTCCTCCAACACCAGCTACTGTGAACTCTGCCACACAGAATTCACTATTGAACGACGACCACAACCACTCACACAGGTTAGAGGGTTTCTTACTGCAAGGATGAATgcttgtgttgtcttttttgtttgtacaaaaagaGGTGGAAATGAGCAAGACTAAAATGTCTAAAGCAAGGGAGactgttcttttctttggcCTTGTAAGGAAAGTATTTTGTAAGTGTCTCTGAGATTAATTTCATGCCATGTAGAGTGTGTGCAAATTTGCTCATATTGATGAGATGGTTGCCTGACCTTGTAGTAAGGGCTCATTTATGCAGGAAACTCACATCTTTTTAATTGTCTTTAACTTGTCAGAATTTAGTTGTAATAGTTATTGCAAACTAAGATGCGTCAAAGTAACACTTCATTTTGCTCCTGCTCAGTGGCTGAAGGACCCAGGTCCTCGCAGTGAGAAGCGCACCCTGCTGTGCGACATGGCCTGCTTCCTTCTCATCACGCCCCTGGCAGCCATCTCCGGCTGGCTGTGTCTGAGGGGAGCCCAGGACCACCTGCAACTGAAGAGCAGGCTCGAGGCTGTTGGCCTCATCGCCCTCACCATCgccctcttcaccatctacatcCTCTGGACGCTGGT from Enoplosus armatus isolate fEnoArm2 chromosome 14, fEnoArm2.hap1, whole genome shotgun sequence includes the following:
- the LOC139296561 gene encoding E3 ubiquitin-protein ligase MARCHF2-like, giving the protein MSSPGCCHLPGSLCDYSGNAESDASKDSEESDSTTQAQYIAKVTAKDGRPLSTVVKAVSLQSDVGMCRICHEGAGGETLLSPCDCTGTLGKVHKSCLEKWLSSSNTSYCELCHTEFTIERRPQPLTQWLKDPGPRSEKRTLLCDMACFLLITPLAAISGWLCLRGAQDHLQLKSRLEAVGLIALTIALFTIYILWTLVSFRYHCQLYSEWRRTNQKVRLLMPDMKGAHTTQRSVPTKSTKKMTDETIV